The following proteins come from a genomic window of Maribacter sp. HTCC2170:
- a CDS encoding GMC family oxidoreductase, translating into MQIKESSEIYDVIIVGSGAGGGMATKQLADAGFNVAVVEAGPFFDPANPEQQTQLKWPYESPRRGASKTRAFGEWDMAYGGWEIEGEPYTHAEGTKFDWFRSHMLGGRTNHWGRISLRFGPKDFKGKTRDGHGEDWPIGYEDIKPYYDKVDKLIGVFGTNEGRENDPDGFFLPPPKPRLHELFYINGAKKSGIPVIPSRMSMLTKKINNDRGTCFYCGQCSRSCSVYADFSAGSCLIFPAQKSGGQVKIFVNSVVREVTTNEEGKATGVSYISKDDRKEYKLKAKVVVLAASACSSARILLNSKSKQHPNGLGNSSNHVGKYLHDSTGASRAGFIPGLMNRKPSYNEDGVGGMHVYSPWWGDNKKLNFPRGYHIEIWGGMGMPNYGFGYSPNEFNKFFDLPVGGYGDSLRDDVKKYYGSVLGFGGRGEAIARKDNYCEIDPTTLDQFGIPVLKFHYKWTDFEINQAKHMQDTFEELLHNMGGEPLGEKPGEESDHGLLTPGRIIHEVGTTRMGNDPKTSVTNKFQQLHDVDNVFIVDAGPFVSQADKNCTWTILALSWRASDFIIEQLKQQNI; encoded by the coding sequence ATGCAAATAAAAGAATCATCAGAAATATACGATGTCATTATTGTAGGTTCGGGTGCAGGAGGTGGCATGGCTACCAAACAATTGGCCGATGCCGGTTTTAACGTAGCTGTTGTTGAGGCAGGTCCGTTTTTTGATCCGGCAAATCCTGAACAGCAAACCCAATTGAAATGGCCTTATGAATCGCCCCGTAGAGGTGCATCTAAAACCCGTGCCTTTGGTGAATGGGACATGGCGTACGGTGGCTGGGAGATTGAAGGTGAGCCCTATACACATGCTGAAGGAACAAAGTTCGATTGGTTTCGTTCCCATATGTTGGGAGGGCGTACTAATCACTGGGGACGTATCTCGTTGCGTTTTGGTCCGAAGGATTTTAAAGGTAAAACCCGAGATGGCCACGGCGAGGATTGGCCTATTGGTTACGAGGATATAAAGCCTTACTACGATAAGGTAGACAAATTAATAGGGGTTTTTGGAACAAATGAGGGGAGAGAGAATGATCCAGATGGTTTTTTTCTGCCTCCACCAAAACCTAGATTACACGAATTGTTTTATATCAATGGGGCAAAAAAATCTGGAATACCGGTTATTCCAAGTAGGATGTCAATGTTGACAAAAAAAATCAACAATGACCGTGGTACTTGTTTTTATTGTGGACAATGTTCAAGATCATGTTCTGTTTATGCGGATTTCTCTGCTGGCAGTTGTTTGATATTTCCAGCACAGAAAAGCGGAGGTCAGGTGAAAATTTTTGTTAACTCTGTTGTTAGGGAAGTGACAACGAATGAAGAAGGTAAAGCTACCGGGGTTTCTTATATAAGTAAAGATGATAGAAAAGAATATAAGTTAAAGGCAAAGGTTGTTGTATTGGCCGCTTCTGCCTGTAGTTCAGCTCGCATACTTCTAAACTCAAAAAGTAAGCAACATCCAAATGGTTTGGGTAATAGCAGTAATCATGTGGGCAAATACCTTCATGATTCCACAGGTGCTAGTAGAGCAGGTTTTATTCCTGGACTAATGAACAGAAAACCATCATATAATGAGGATGGCGTTGGCGGTATGCACGTTTATTCGCCGTGGTGGGGTGATAATAAAAAATTGAATTTCCCTAGAGGGTATCATATTGAAATTTGGGGAGGAATGGGTATGCCAAATTACGGCTTTGGTTATAGTCCAAATGAATTCAATAAGTTCTTTGACCTACCTGTTGGTGGATACGGTGATTCATTGAGAGATGATGTTAAAAAGTATTATGGTTCTGTTCTCGGTTTTGGTGGCAGGGGAGAAGCAATCGCAAGAAAAGATAATTACTGTGAAATAGACCCGACGACTTTAGATCAGTTTGGTATTCCCGTACTTAAATTCCATTATAAATGGACGGATTTTGAAATAAACCAGGCCAAACATATGCAAGATACTTTTGAAGAATTACTGCATAATATGGGAGGCGAACCTTTAGGTGAAAAACCAGGAGAAGAGAGTGATCATGGCCTGTTAACGCCTGGAAGAATAATTCATGAAGTAGGCACAACCCGTATGGGGAACGACCCTAAGACCTCCGTTACAAACAAATTTCAACAATTACATGATGTAGACAATGTGTTTATTGTAGATGCAGGACCTTTTGTTTCCCAAGCAGATAAGAATTGTACGTGGACCATTTTGGCTCTTTCTTGGAGGGCGTCAGATTTTATTATTGAACAATTGAAACAGCAAAATATCTAA
- a CDS encoding glycoside hydrolase family 26 protein has product MLRVLYKYALIIVLGTTFISCKTALLKQAKSIELADKQADISSRYLMQRIRAIPNSGYAFGHQDATAYGMGWKNEGDIYKSDVHEVVGDHPAIYGFELGHLELGHSHNLDTVNFDLMRKLIKKAHNDGGIITISWHPDNPVTKKSAWDPSPAVSQVLEGGLLSPKYRAWLTRIAGFIKSLKTKSGKSIPVVFRPYHEMNGSWFWWGQGNCTPKDFKLLWRETFEFFTNTHNVHNLLYCYSSDAVKSEKEYLDFYPGDDYVDILGMDLYHKNGTSEYIEILNTNLDLLGKLGKQKK; this is encoded by the coding sequence ATGCTGAGAGTTTTGTATAAATACGCTTTAATCATTGTCTTGGGAACAACATTCATCTCCTGTAAAACAGCTCTATTGAAACAAGCTAAAAGTATTGAATTGGCTGATAAACAAGCTGATATTTCATCAAGATATTTGATGCAACGAATTAGGGCAATCCCAAATTCAGGTTATGCATTTGGTCATCAAGATGCAACTGCTTACGGAATGGGCTGGAAAAATGAGGGAGATATTTATAAAAGTGATGTTCATGAAGTTGTGGGTGACCATCCTGCCATTTACGGATTTGAATTGGGACATCTTGAATTAGGCCATAGCCATAATCTGGACACAGTCAATTTTGACTTAATGCGAAAGCTTATTAAAAAGGCACACAATGATGGTGGGATTATTACAATCAGCTGGCATCCAGATAATCCCGTGACCAAAAAATCAGCATGGGACCCTTCTCCTGCAGTTTCACAAGTATTGGAAGGAGGTCTACTAAGCCCCAAATACAGAGCTTGGTTGACCAGAATCGCTGGTTTTATAAAAAGCCTTAAAACCAAATCGGGAAAATCTATCCCTGTCGTATTTCGACCCTATCATGAAATGAACGGTTCCTGGTTTTGGTGGGGACAAGGTAATTGCACTCCTAAGGATTTTAAACTGTTATGGCGAGAAACATTTGAGTTTTTTACGAACACCCATAATGTACATAACCTCCTTTATTGCTACTCAAGTGATGCAGTGAAGAGTGAAAAAGAGTATTTGGATTTTTATCCCGGCGACGATTATGTTGATATTCTCGGAATGGACCTCTATCACAAGAACGGCACATCGGAATACATAGAAATATTGAATACCAATCTCGACCTTCTTGGAAAATTAGGAAAGCAAAAAAAATAA
- a CDS encoding glycosidase has protein sequence MPDQNNQNITESIQDLYDEHNELQKRKNLEISHPSGIFKKYKYPILTAEHIPLHWRYDLDPKTNPKGLERIGVNAIFNAGAIKWKNKYVLALRVEGKDRKSFFALAESDNGIDNFKFWDKPILLPQTEDPDVNVYDMRLTLHEDGYVYGIFCTERKDPNAPAGDTSSAIANAGIIRSKDLMIWERLPDLISGSNQQRNVTIHPEFVQGKYALYTRPQDGFIETGAGGGIGIGYIEDMTVPRVDEEFIINPKAYHTIYELKNGQGPSPLKTNHGWLHLAHGVRNTAAGLRYVLYMFMTDLENLTEVTYQPGGYFMAPDSQEIIGDVGNVLFSNGWIEDENGDVFIYYASSDTRMHVAKTTIDILVDYCMNTPKDKLTSNGSVENILELIDNNKGFH, from the coding sequence ATGCCCGATCAAAACAACCAAAATATAACTGAATCAATTCAGGATTTATATGATGAACATAATGAATTGCAAAAAAGGAAGAATCTAGAAATTTCACATCCATCCGGGATTTTCAAAAAGTATAAATATCCAATATTGACAGCGGAACATATTCCGTTACATTGGCGCTATGATCTCGATCCAAAGACTAACCCAAAAGGATTGGAACGTATTGGTGTTAATGCAATTTTCAATGCTGGCGCCATCAAATGGAAAAATAAATACGTCTTAGCTTTAAGAGTGGAAGGTAAAGACCGTAAATCATTTTTTGCTCTTGCAGAAAGCGATAATGGCATTGATAATTTTAAGTTTTGGGACAAACCTATACTACTGCCCCAAACGGAAGACCCTGATGTGAATGTTTATGATATGAGGCTTACCCTACATGAAGACGGTTATGTATATGGCATCTTCTGTACCGAGCGCAAAGACCCAAATGCCCCAGCGGGGGATACTTCTTCCGCAATTGCTAATGCGGGAATCATTAGATCAAAAGATCTAATGATTTGGGAACGTCTACCCGATTTAATTTCTGGCTCGAACCAACAACGAAATGTTACCATACATCCCGAATTCGTACAGGGAAAATATGCGCTGTACACGAGACCTCAAGATGGTTTTATTGAAACTGGAGCCGGCGGTGGAATTGGCATTGGGTATATAGAAGACATGACAGTACCTCGGGTTGATGAAGAATTTATTATCAATCCCAAGGCGTATCACACTATTTACGAATTGAAGAATGGTCAGGGACCTTCTCCTTTGAAAACCAATCATGGCTGGCTTCACTTGGCACATGGGGTAAGAAATACCGCTGCTGGATTGCGTTATGTTCTTTATATGTTCATGACAGATTTAGAGAACCTAACTGAGGTAACCTATCAACCCGGTGGTTATTTTATGGCTCCTGATAGCCAGGAAATTATTGGGGATGTTGGCAATGTCCTCTTTTCTAACGGTTGGATTGAAGATGAAAATGGTGATGTGTTTATCTACTACGCCTCTTCTGATACGCGAATGCACGTAGCCAAAACAACCATCGATATTCTAGTTGATTATTGTATGAATACACCAAAGGACAAACTTACTTCAAATGGATCGGTCGAAAATATCCTTGAATTGATCGATAATAACAAAGGATTCCACTAA
- a CDS encoding AGE family epimerase/isomerase has translation MTLDDSIEISAQLEIELTNILDYWQNNTKDAQFGGFHGQINNDNEVIKKANKGIILNTRILWTFSRASNFYSDKRYDDECKRAFNYLFQYFNDKEYGGVFWEVDYEGNPANKRKQSYAQAFCIYALAEYYKYSRNNKALSWALEIYQLLETKAYSLEFDAYIEAFDKDWSPIEDLRLSEKDLNAPITTNTHLHILEAYTTLYEVSKNPEIKTTLKGLMSMFTKHIVTKNHQLKLFFDTKWQTLSSEISFGHDIEVGWLLLKAAETINDSVLVEKNKNELINISDTFIAEALDEDYGVWNSKDGTNGEVDMDKHWWPQAEAMVGLIYTWKITKDKTYYNTAIQIWRYIKKHIIDHKNGEWFFRVNPEGKPYAFEDKVGPWKGPYHNSRALIEVLKKLSV, from the coding sequence ATGACCTTAGATGATTCCATCGAGATTTCCGCACAATTGGAAATAGAACTGACAAACATCCTTGACTATTGGCAAAACAATACGAAAGATGCCCAATTTGGTGGTTTTCATGGTCAAATTAATAATGACAACGAAGTAATTAAAAAAGCCAATAAAGGAATAATCTTAAACACTCGTATACTTTGGACTTTTTCGAGGGCCAGTAATTTTTATAGTGACAAAAGATATGATGACGAATGCAAAAGGGCGTTCAATTATCTTTTTCAATATTTTAACGACAAGGAATATGGAGGAGTTTTCTGGGAAGTAGATTATGAGGGGAACCCAGCCAATAAAAGAAAACAAAGTTATGCCCAAGCGTTTTGCATTTATGCCCTTGCTGAGTATTACAAGTACTCCAGAAATAATAAGGCGTTAAGCTGGGCTTTGGAAATTTATCAATTGCTTGAAACAAAAGCCTATAGTCTTGAATTTGATGCATATATTGAAGCGTTTGACAAAGATTGGAGCCCAATTGAGGATTTACGATTGAGTGAGAAGGACCTAAATGCGCCCATTACTACAAATACACATTTACATATCCTAGAGGCATATACCACACTGTATGAAGTTTCTAAAAATCCAGAAATAAAAACAACTTTAAAGGGATTGATGAGTATGTTCACAAAACATATCGTCACAAAAAATCATCAATTGAAATTGTTCTTTGACACCAAATGGCAAACACTTTCTTCAGAAATTTCTTTTGGTCACGATATTGAAGTTGGATGGTTATTATTAAAAGCAGCAGAAACTATAAATGATTCTGTATTGGTTGAAAAAAACAAGAATGAATTAATCAATATCTCGGATACCTTCATTGCTGAAGCATTGGACGAAGATTATGGAGTTTGGAATTCTAAAGATGGGACAAATGGCGAGGTCGACATGGACAAACATTGGTGGCCCCAGGCTGAAGCAATGGTTGGACTAATCTATACTTGGAAAATCACAAAAGACAAGACTTATTATAATACAGCAATTCAGATTTGGCGCTATATAAAAAAACATATTATTGACCATAAAAATGGCGAATGGTTCTTTCGAGTAAACCCAGAAGGTAAACCTTATGCCTTTGAAGACAAAGTTGGACCTTGGAAAGGCCCTTATCATAATAGCCGGGCTTTAATTGAGGTCCTAAAGAAACTTTCCGTCTAA
- a CDS encoding AraC family transcriptional regulator — MDILKKIHREIVTMSSEDSFLVEDRTKEYFDYPIHYHPEFELNFVLNGKGVRRIVGDSMEEIGEIELVLVGPNLYHVWEQHECTNKKIREVTIQFHNDLFVDSLLNRSVMRPIKDMFERSSHGILFSEEVSNSLKNRLLKVSKMGGMDNFMELLSILYDLAISRNQRLLSTLTPQPPNFEHSNKIKKLYEFVQKNYSRKITLTEAANLVNMSNVSFNRFVKKRTGKTFVDYLNEVRIGYASKFLIEQDLGISEIAFICGFNSIANFNRVFKKNKSRTPTQFRGDFQGIKKVL, encoded by the coding sequence GTGGATATACTAAAAAAAATTCATAGAGAAATAGTTACAATGTCGTCCGAGGATAGTTTTTTGGTAGAGGATAGAACCAAGGAATATTTTGATTATCCGATACACTATCACCCAGAGTTCGAATTGAATTTTGTTCTGAACGGTAAAGGGGTACGCAGAATCGTAGGTGACAGTATGGAAGAAATTGGGGAGATCGAGCTTGTTTTAGTTGGGCCCAACCTATATCATGTTTGGGAACAACATGAATGCACCAATAAGAAGATCAGAGAGGTGACCATACAATTTCACAATGATCTGTTTGTGGATTCATTGCTTAATAGGAGTGTTATGCGGCCAATTAAGGATATGTTTGAGCGCTCTTCACATGGTATTTTGTTCTCTGAGGAAGTTTCCAACTCTCTGAAAAATAGATTGCTCAAAGTTTCAAAAATGGGAGGAATGGACAATTTTATGGAACTGCTTTCTATTTTATATGATTTAGCTATCTCACGAAATCAAAGATTGTTGTCAACATTAACGCCCCAACCACCCAACTTTGAACATAGCAACAAAATAAAGAAGTTATACGAGTTTGTACAAAAGAACTATTCTAGAAAAATAACCCTAACAGAAGCTGCCAATCTAGTGAATATGAGTAATGTTTCATTCAATAGATTTGTAAAGAAAAGAACAGGTAAGACCTTTGTTGATTATCTTAACGAAGTACGTATTGGCTATGCCTCTAAGTTTTTAATTGAGCAGGATCTAGGTATTTCTGAAATCGCTTTTATCTGTGGGTTTAATAGTATAGCCAATTTCAATAGAGTTTTTAAAAAGAATAAGAGTAGGACCCCAACCCAGTTCAGAGGCGATTTTCAAGGTATAAAGAAGGTGTTGTAA
- a CDS encoding Gfo/Idh/MocA family protein: MDSTPFLINRRNFIKGTSASLILSSFGAYGLDLMHSGKPLRVGLIGTGWYGKSDLFRLIQVANVEVVSLCDVDQNLLTDAANLVSLRQSSGKKPRLYSDYRKMLAEKDLDIVLIGSPDHWHALQGIEAMKAGAHVYIQKPISVDVIEGEALVATARKYNRVVQVGTQRKSTPHLIEAKKQIVDTGLLGKISHVEMCCYYHMRANGNPPIQPVPDYFDYEMWTGPAPLRPFDGLPHRGWWRTFMEYSNGIMGDMCVHMFDTVRWMLDLGWPKRITSSGGIYVQKNGKSNTADTQTAIFEYENLNCVWNHRTWGTPADPEYPWSFKLYGEKGTFKGSTMKADFIPHGEGNPIHFDVIYEKEKYPEDLTEKDIELNAAPATRLHMIDFLAAIDKGTKPIADIEEGHISSASCILANMAMKVQRPLVYDSKKLIVMNDPEATKLLQRPYRKQWEHPHPNDH, encoded by the coding sequence ATGGATTCTACTCCTTTCTTAATTAATCGTCGGAATTTTATAAAAGGCACCTCAGCTTCGTTGATTTTATCATCATTCGGTGCTTATGGCCTTGATTTAATGCATTCCGGCAAACCTCTACGTGTCGGGCTTATAGGAACAGGTTGGTATGGCAAGAGTGATTTATTTAGATTAATTCAAGTAGCCAATGTAGAGGTAGTTTCCCTTTGTGATGTTGATCAAAATCTCTTGACCGATGCTGCTAATTTGGTAAGTCTTAGACAAAGTTCTGGTAAAAAACCTCGACTCTATTCTGATTATCGTAAAATGCTAGCAGAAAAGGATTTGGACATCGTACTCATCGGGAGTCCAGACCATTGGCATGCACTTCAAGGTATTGAAGCCATGAAAGCTGGTGCACATGTATATATTCAAAAGCCTATTAGTGTAGATGTGATTGAAGGTGAAGCTTTGGTTGCAACGGCAAGAAAATATAACCGAGTGGTTCAAGTAGGCACACAACGAAAAAGTACGCCACATTTAATCGAAGCAAAAAAACAAATTGTGGATACAGGTTTGTTGGGTAAAATATCACATGTTGAAATGTGTTGTTATTATCATATGAGAGCAAATGGAAACCCTCCTATTCAGCCGGTCCCAGATTATTTTGATTATGAAATGTGGACAGGCCCAGCTCCTTTAAGACCTTTTGATGGTTTACCACATCGTGGGTGGTGGCGAACTTTTATGGAATACAGCAATGGCATTATGGGGGATATGTGCGTCCATATGTTCGATACAGTTCGTTGGATGCTTGATTTAGGTTGGCCTAAACGAATTACTTCGTCTGGAGGTATTTATGTGCAAAAAAATGGTAAATCGAATACTGCCGATACTCAAACCGCAATATTTGAATATGAAAATCTCAATTGTGTTTGGAACCACAGAACATGGGGTACGCCTGCAGATCCAGAATATCCCTGGTCATTTAAGCTTTATGGTGAAAAAGGCACTTTTAAGGGAAGTACAATGAAAGCTGACTTTATACCACATGGTGAAGGAAATCCAATTCATTTTGATGTGATTTATGAAAAAGAAAAATACCCTGAAGACCTTACGGAAAAGGATATTGAATTGAATGCCGCACCTGCCACAAGGTTGCATATGATAGATTTTCTAGCTGCTATTGACAAGGGAACTAAACCAATCGCTGATATTGAAGAGGGGCATATTTCCTCTGCTAGCTGTATTTTAGCCAATATGGCAATGAAAGTTCAAAGGCCGCTGGTTTACGATTCTAAAAAACTTATAGTAATGAATGACCCCGAAGCTACAAAATTATTACAAAGACCATATAGGAAACAATGGGAACACCCCCACCCGAATGATCATTAG
- a CDS encoding NAD(P)-binding domain-containing protein, whose amino-acid sequence MNDVLLEQLLVYGTVFLLCGLTVYIYLQRKKNKTMETVKKVVVAKEEGLFEPVSLYPYIDLNECIGSGACITACPEKDILGIENGIATVINTSNCIGHGACFHSCPVEAISLRIGTEKRGIDLPHVSEEYETNIKGMYIAGELGGMGLIKNSVEQGQQAMQSIVKNKKPSKENVLDVVIIGAGPAGISATLAAKEHGLSAITLEQDSLGGTVYTFPRSKIVMTAPMNLPLYGKAKLYDTSKDELLQLWKKVIAEHDLEIIEHTKVESIVPSADETFKITTNTNQEYLCNQVLLSIGRRGTPRKLGVPGEDIQKVAYRLLEPELISNKKIIVVGGGDSAIESALLLTNENEVTLSYRKDKFSRLKPKNREKMEQAIADNSIQVVYNSNLMSINEQSVLIKMEDGETLEFENDMVYIFAGGELPTNFLQNAGIEITKRHGHILKKH is encoded by the coding sequence ATGAATGACGTTTTATTGGAACAATTGCTCGTTTACGGCACAGTATTCTTACTATGTGGCCTGACCGTCTATATTTATCTCCAGAGGAAGAAAAACAAAACGATGGAAACCGTCAAAAAGGTAGTTGTCGCAAAAGAAGAAGGGCTTTTTGAACCTGTTTCCCTATATCCCTATATTGATTTAAATGAGTGTATTGGAAGCGGGGCTTGTATTACTGCATGCCCTGAAAAAGACATTCTCGGTATTGAAAACGGAATTGCAACAGTCATCAACACCTCTAACTGTATTGGACATGGTGCATGTTTTCATTCTTGTCCCGTGGAAGCCATTTCACTTAGGATAGGTACAGAAAAAAGAGGCATTGACCTACCGCATGTTAGCGAGGAGTATGAGACCAACATCAAGGGCATGTACATTGCCGGAGAATTAGGTGGTATGGGATTGATTAAAAATAGCGTGGAACAAGGGCAACAGGCAATGCAAAGTATTGTCAAAAACAAAAAGCCATCCAAAGAAAATGTTCTCGATGTAGTAATCATCGGGGCAGGACCAGCAGGGATTTCCGCAACTCTTGCCGCTAAAGAACATGGGTTATCGGCCATTACATTGGAGCAAGATTCCTTAGGAGGTACGGTTTATACTTTTCCAAGATCTAAAATCGTCATGACAGCACCAATGAACCTTCCGCTATATGGAAAAGCAAAATTATATGATACCTCAAAAGATGAATTACTTCAATTATGGAAAAAAGTGATTGCCGAACACGATTTAGAAATAATAGAACATACCAAAGTAGAAAGCATTGTTCCATCAGCGGATGAAACATTTAAAATAACAACGAATACCAATCAGGAGTATTTATGTAATCAAGTACTACTGTCAATAGGTCGTAGAGGAACACCAAGAAAACTTGGAGTACCTGGTGAGGATATACAAAAAGTAGCATATCGCTTATTGGAACCTGAACTTATTTCAAATAAAAAAATTATTGTTGTTGGTGGAGGGGATTCTGCCATTGAGTCAGCATTACTCCTAACCAATGAAAATGAGGTTACACTTTCCTATAGAAAGGATAAGTTTTCAAGACTCAAACCAAAGAACAGGGAAAAAATGGAACAGGCAATAGCCGATAACTCGATTCAGGTCGTATATAATTCCAACTTAATGTCCATTAATGAGCAAAGCGTTCTGATTAAAATGGAAGATGGCGAAACCCTTGAATTTGAGAATGACATGGTCTATATCTTTGCCGGCGGAGAGTTGCCAACCAACTTTTTACAAAATGCCGGAATAGAAATCACAAAACGGCACGGGCATATATTGAAAAAACATTGA
- a CDS encoding cytochrome c3 family protein, which translates to MSNCTLCHDLGDKVSDKKCLECHTEIQSLININSGYHAESTVKAQDCFECHSDHHGRKFDMIRFDEDNFNHNLTGYKLEGKHEQMDCRKCHVSENIADSEIKKRKNTFLGLDEICLSCHDDYHQNTLANTCVDCHGMEGFKPAPKFDHDEAQFQLKGEHDNVDCLECHQKTIKNGKEFQEFTDLSFNDCISCHDDPHNNQLEGQCIQCHTESAFSDFVGKGNFDHNLTDFTLRGKHKTEDCFSCHSKTSDPLDVFQDQRSFNENNCVSCHEDVHDEKFGTDCVKCHKESSFLSLRAMDFFDHTVTDYPLEGKHIEVDCKQCHKKRFTTPIDFTACTNCHDDYHRGDFKENDVSPDCVQCHSLEKGFDYSLYTLEQHQETKFPLEGAHNATPCFACHVSEDDDRWTFRNLGETCVDCHQDIHEGYISEKYYPQDDCRICHVNDAWTAVAFNHDQTSWQLTGKHTEVSCRECHFVEIADNKTNTEQKFANLDTKCISCHENKHDETFAIDGVTDCTRCHVTSSWFPETFNHDLTDFPLEGEHAKIQCSACHEVASANGEIEVIYKIQKFRCIDCHL; encoded by the coding sequence ATGAGCAATTGCACCCTTTGTCACGATCTAGGGGATAAAGTGTCCGATAAAAAATGCTTGGAATGTCATACTGAGATTCAATCACTTATTAATATCAATAGTGGTTATCATGCGGAATCCACTGTAAAAGCACAAGATTGTTTTGAATGCCATAGTGATCATCACGGGCGTAAATTTGATATGATACGGTTTGATGAAGATAACTTTAATCACAATCTTACGGGTTATAAACTGGAGGGCAAACATGAGCAAATGGATTGTAGAAAATGTCATGTTTCAGAAAACATCGCTGATTCAGAAATCAAGAAAAGAAAAAATACTTTTTTAGGGCTTGATGAAATCTGCCTATCATGCCACGATGATTATCATCAGAATACGTTGGCCAACACTTGTGTTGATTGCCATGGTATGGAAGGTTTTAAGCCAGCTCCAAAGTTTGACCATGATGAGGCTCAATTTCAACTAAAAGGGGAACATGACAATGTAGATTGTCTTGAATGTCATCAAAAAACTATTAAAAACGGCAAGGAATTTCAAGAATTTACCGATTTGTCATTCAATGATTGTATTTCATGTCATGATGATCCACATAACAATCAACTGGAAGGACAATGCATTCAATGCCATACTGAATCGGCTTTTTCCGATTTCGTTGGTAAAGGGAATTTTGACCATAATCTTACCGATTTCACATTAAGGGGAAAGCATAAAACCGAAGATTGTTTTAGCTGTCATTCCAAAACCAGTGATCCTCTGGATGTTTTTCAGGACCAACGAAGTTTTAATGAAAATAACTGCGTAAGCTGCCACGAAGATGTTCATGACGAAAAATTCGGTACGGACTGTGTAAAATGCCATAAGGAAAGTAGTTTCTTGTCTTTGCGCGCCATGGATTTCTTTGATCATACAGTAACTGACTACCCACTGGAAGGAAAACATATTGAAGTTGATTGCAAGCAATGTCATAAAAAAAGGTTCACCACACCCATTGATTTTACTGCATGTACCAATTGCCATGATGATTATCACCGAGGTGATTTCAAGGAAAATGATGTGTCACCCGATTGCGTACAATGTCATTCCTTGGAGAAAGGATTTGATTACAGCCTTTATACTTTGGAACAACACCAGGAAACAAAATTCCCTCTTGAAGGTGCACACAATGCAACTCCTTGTTTTGCCTGCCATGTAAGTGAGGATGACGATAGATGGACATTCAGAAACCTGGGTGAGACCTGTGTTGATTGTCACCAAGATATACACGAGGGCTATATCAGTGAAAAGTATTATCCCCAAGATGATTGCAGAATTTGCCATGTAAATGATGCCTGGACAGCTGTTGCTTTTAACCATGACCAAACCAGCTGGCAGCTAACCGGCAAACATACTGAAGTGTCCTGTAGGGAATGCCATTTCGTCGAAATAGCTGATAATAAGACAAATACCGAACAGAAATTCGCTAACTTAGATACAAAGTGCATTTCTTGTCATGAAAACAAACATGACGAAACCTTTGCCATTGACGGCGTTACGGACTGTACACGATGTCATGTGACCAGCAGTTGGTTTCCGGAAACTTTCAATCACGATTTGACCGATTTTCCTTTAGAGGGAGAACATGCAAAAATTCAATGTAGTGCTTGCCATGAGGTTGCCAGTGCCAATGGCGAAATTGAAGTAATTTATAAAATTCAAAAGTTTAGATGTATCGACTGTCACTTATAA